In the genome of Cryptococcus deuterogattii R265 chromosome 6, complete sequence, one region contains:
- a CDS encoding voltage-gated chloride channel encodes MPEQRAPPSSAPISTLMSNAPSSSTTSIASTVRPVRPASIVSLRHPQPQQHRTQPSASRTGSISQSRRQSVDTSVPESQSTSPITYFPIPSSFANSQDTNDNPILSAANSPATSPTVSLSHMASTDSDDPSAPHVISTSSIARTPRLNPAASSNAIGLDTGAPSPRVQTSRAPGGHAQTSSGTTSSTSGSVSSAIDQQSRRRGSSRIFSTPGAGYSATHPNVGLGLGPTPSRAGTGSTSTTINDAALSSPRRISTSRGLHVPPQTAAPPAGNLGLPTHEAYYSVSQPVSATTPRFRDKGVYVSGGSGGLQHHSSSVGGYPCGSYGATYQNQPSRDLAPTSAMGAPVHSPFPSPKGSVLKKLQKKASNVGLGLGRPDNYDDEALGRYGDEDEMLEDNLGERANGTRVWYSSFATIDWIHDAIKESSRVRRLRHAASRSLRGRIANTWDRFQGWLVVTLIGIITALIAFLIIRAEMAFFDLKEGFCSNSWGTAKRFCCAPRHQSPGSDGGEYECSDWVEWGQLFKPKAKDGPFGGWVYGGPEFMAYATVALLLAVIASCMTVYLSSSDHHTTSKDSTFLSPPSKVTTAKQSTASSPTKRTASLPYGPHDERQPLLDAITNEPPTPLIESPPEPSRKVMFYAAGSGIPEIKTILSGFVIHGYLGGWTLITKSAGLALSVGSGLSLGKEGPLVHISSCVGNIVSRMFLKFECNEAKRREVLSAACAAGVAVAFGAPVGGVLFSLEEVSYYFPPKVMWRSFWCAAIAAITLKALNPFGNGSLVLFAVSYTKEYHYWEYIIFIVLGIFGGLYGAVFARLNIIWSKHVRNGTWLKRHPVFEVALVVLLTTVVSFSNPFTRMAGTELVANLFEECNSSSSSRLCVSQPHELATVIWEVFMALVIKGCLTIITFGIKVPAGIFIPSLAVGACFGRIVGHIMEYIEFIHPDLSIFSVCKNTHCVVPGIYAMVGAAATLAGVTRTTVSLAVIMFELTSTLNYVVPVMLGVLIAKTVADGLERKGIYDLVIDLNQLPYLDSKHEYLWGSRRASSVADRSVPHLRADKPHTVRSLTGKLLELVRLGMEDTGFPVLAKEVTSAGGPGTNVGLGLEGGIGSGRERSCLRVVGFLGINELEHALSELADEPDAAINLTPDDATQARIRNSALSIFSFADSFVDNGWNPCDLSRYIDQAPITVQIHSPLELVQQLFVKLGVRQIIVVNSRGVFQGIITKKAWLSFLSELEEGAGQ; translated from the exons ATGCCAGAACAAAGGGcgcctccttcctccgcGCCCATCTCTACTCTGATGTCCAACgctccatcctccagcaCAACCAGCATTGCAAGCACAGTACGTCCAGTGCGTCCAGCTTCAATAGTATCGCTGCGCCACCCCCAACCGCAACAACACCGAACCCAGCCATCAGCTTCTCGGACCGGAAGTATATCACAGTCAAGAAGACAATCTGTCGATACGTCTGTGCCCGAGTCTCAATCAACTTCGCCTATAACTTACTTTCCAATTCCCTCGTCTTTTGCAAACAGTCAAGATACCAACGACAACCCTATCTTATCTGCAGCAAATTCTCCTGCAACTTCACCAACGGTGTCACTCTCTCACATGGCCAGCACGGATTCCGACGATCCGTCAGCACCTCACGTCATATCGACGAGCAGCATCGCTAGAACACCGCGCCTGAATCCTGCTGCAAGCTCTAATGCCATCGGCCTGGATACTGGTGCACCTTCCCCCCGAGTCCAGACTTCAAGAGCTCCTGGCGGCCACGCACAGACATCTTCGGGGACAACGTCAAGTACTAGTGGCAGCGTATCGAGCGCCATAGACCAACAGTCTAGGCGAAGAGGTTCAAGTCGAATTTTCAGCACGCCAGGAGCAGGTTACAGCGCAACTCACCCAAATGTTGGACTTGGGCTTGGTCCAACTCCTTCCAGAGCAGGGACTGGGTCGACAAGTACCACCATCAATGACGCCGCTTTGTCAAGTCCTCGCCGTATCTCAACATCTCGGGGATTACATGTACCACCACAAACAGCGGCGCCCCCTGCAGGTAATCTTGGTCTACCAACTCACGAGGCATACTATTCGGTCAGTCAGCCCGTCAGTGCGACTACACCAAGGTTTAGAGATAAAGGGGTTTATGTGTCTGGTGGATCAGGAGGGCTCCAGCACCATTCATCAAGCGTTGGTGGCTATCCATGTGGATCATACGGCGCTACTTATCAAAACCAGCCCTCTAGAGATCTTGCGCCCACATCAGCAATGGGTGCTCCTGTGCATTCGCCTTTTCCGTCACCCAAAGGATCGGTTCTGAAGAAGTTGCAGAAAAAAGCTAGTAATGTTGGGTTGGGTCTGGGAAGACCGGATAACTATGACGATGAAGCGCTTGGGAGATatggggatgaggatgagatgttGGAGGATAATTTAGGAGAACGGGCGAATGGCACGAGAGTATGGTATAGCTCCTTTGCAACTATTGATTGGATTCATGATGCA ATCAAAGAATCATCGCGGGTAAGGAGACTGAGACATGCCGCTTCGCGTTCTCTCCGCGGCAGGATTGCAAATACGTGGGATCGCTTCCAAGGATGGCTAGTGGTTACCCTCATCGGTATCATAACTGCCCTTATcgctttcctcatcatccgaGCCGAGATGGCATTCTTTGATCTGAAAGAAGGGTTCTGTTCAAATTCTTGGGGCACCGCCAAACGGTTCTGTTGTGCACCGAGACATCAGTCACCAGGAAGTGATGGAGGTGAGTACGAATGTTCAGATTGGGTTGAATGGGGTCAACTCTTCAAgccaaaagcaaaagatggTCCGTTTGGCGGCTGGGTGTATGGAGGACCCGAATTTATGGCCTATGCTACGGTCGCGCTCTTGCTAGCAGTGATTGCTAGCTGTATGACAGTCtatctctcttcatccgaTCACCATACCACCTCAAAAGactccaccttcctcaGCCCACCGTCTAAAGTTACAACGGCCAAACAATCAACCGCTTCCTCCCCTACCAAACGTACCGCTTCTCTCCCATACGGTCCTCATGACGAACGTCAGCCTCTCCTGGATGCGATCACCAATGAACCTCCTACACCTTTGATTGAATCGCCTCCCGAACCCTCTCGTAAAGTCATGTTTTACGCTGCTGGCTCTGGTATCCCCGAAATCAAGACGATTTTGAGCGGATTCGTCATCCATGGTTATCTTGGTGGATGGACTCTTATCACTAAAAGTGCGGGATTGGCGCTGTCCGTCGGGTCTGGTCTGTCattggggaaggaaggaccATTAGTCCACATAAGCAGCTGTGTTGGAAATATTGTATCCAGAATGTTCCTCAAGTTTGAGTGCAATGAAG CCAAGCGAAGGGAAGTCCTCTCGGCTGCCTGTGCGGCTGGTGTAGCGGTGGCGTTTGGTGCACCTGTCGGTGGTGTCTTGTTCTCTCTGGAAGAAGTCTCATATTACTTCCCGCCCAAGGTCATGTGGAGAAG TTTCTGGTGCGCTGCAATTGCTGCGATCACGCTCAAAGCTCTGAATCCGTTTGGCAATGGAAGCCTGGTGCTG TTTGCCGTGTCGTACACCAAAGAGTACCACTACTGGGAATATATCATCTTTATCGTCCTTGGTATCTTCGGT GGTTTGTATGGTGCAGTCTTTGCTCGACTGAATATTATCTGGAGCAAGCATGTGCGGAATGGGACTTGGCTGAAGAGACATCCAGTTTTCGAAGTCGCTCTT GTCGTGCTGTTAACAACAGTAGTATCTTTCTCAAACCCATTCACCAGAATGGCCGGCACTGAACTTGTGGCCAAT TTATTCGAAGAGTGcaattcatcttcttcaagtaGACTCTGTGTCAGTCAACCTCATGAGCTCGCTACCGTGATTTGGGAAGTTTTCATGGCCCTGGTCATTAAGGGATGTTTGACGATCATTACCTTTGGCATCAAGGTTCCAG CTGGTATCTTCATACCTTCTCTCGCTGTTGGTGCTTGTTTTGGCAGAATCGTTGGCCACATAATGGAGTATATCGAATTCATTCATCCTGACTTGTCAATCTTCAGCGTCTGCAAGAACACTCACTGTGTTGTACCAGGTATTTATGCCATG GTCGGGGCAGCAGCTACTTTGGCAGGCGTTACACGCACAACCGTGTCATTAGCTGTTATCATGTTTGAACTCACATCAACGCTCAATTATGTTGTGCCAGTGATGTTAGGTGTCCTGATTGCAAAGACTGTGGCAGATgggttggagaggaaaggtATTTATGACTTAGTCATTGA TTTGAACCAACTGCCTTATCTTGACTCAAAACACGAATACCTTTGGGGCTCTCGTCGCGCATCTTCTGTAGCCGATCGTTCCGTTCCTCATTTGCGCGCAGACAAACCTCACACGGTCCGATCGCTTACAGGCAAACTTCTTGAACTCGTGCGATTGGGTATGGAGGATACTGGGTTCCCTGTCTTGGCGAAGGAAGTGACTAGTGCAGGAGGGCCAGGCACTAATGTTGGCCTCgggctggaaggagggattGGTAGcgggagagaaaggagcTGTCTTAGGGTGGTTGGGTTCTTGGGCATCAATGAATTAGAGCATGCTCTTT CTGAACTAGCGGATGAGCCTGATGCTGCTATCAATCTTACTCCCGATGATGCTACACAAGCGCGGATACGCAATAGCGCATTGTCCATCTTCAGCTTTGCTGACTCGTTTGTCGATAATGGCTGGAATCCGTGCGACTTGAGCCGATACATCGATCAA GCGCCGATAACTGTACAGATACACTCTCCTCTTGAACTGGTGCAGCAGTTGTTTGTCAAACTAGGTGTGAGACAGATCATCGTCGTGAACTCTCGGGGTGTATTCCAGGGCATAATTACCAAGAAAGCTTGGTTAAGCTTTCTGAGCGAGTTGGAGGAAGGTGCAGGACAATGA
- a CDS encoding cortical actin cytoskeleton protein asp1 encodes MSMLPPKSPSVKRFAQNAEKRSTSPNPSLLMNLNTPSPAAAKQPKVVLGVCAMDVKARSKAMREIITRLVDIEKGGLEVKIFGDVVILEEDITHWPPVDVLISFFSTDFPLPKAIAYTQLPNRTPPISINSLSMQSLLWDRRLVLAILDHIGVPTPSRAEISRDGGPRIPRSLRRQVRRELGLVLPGPKAKDEDEWGEVIIPEKWRGKQRKDTVPKATEVILREDGDAILVGDKVIEKPFVEKPVDGENHNVFIYYKGGGGRRLFRKVGNKSSEYDPNLYHPRTIGSFIYEEFINVDNAEDIKVYTVGSKFSHAETRKSPVVDGLVRRNADGKETRFITPLSEAENQYARDVVEAFGQRVCGFDLLRCEGGSRSMVIDVNGWSFVKGNQAYYDKAAEILSGVCQIARERKVQGIQAGLASTATINAPSGGSTTSTLRATVTVLRHADRTPKMKLKFSFPAHEAWSQPFLRLLRGHREEIILRDTHQLQYILAAAEESSQTPGITQEQLLKLSQIKEALWKKMSFPGTKAQLKPSFVKKKGDKSEKKDKKKKNADKEDEGDDTETEGRKKVNDWLRKGESAQAATTDSTLLTEPPMSATDSVDATPQPDMPRSPEPEVIQDGTAHGKHAGCVNDPDIPEGLEKMQLVVKWGGESTHSSRYQSRDLGDAFKKDIMIMNKDVLNNVKIYTSSERRVINTAQIFAHALLGVEGSSSSSASSIANARNPPEQGPQISHLIQRRDLLDDNNAAKDLCTDAKKKLKMLLRTGETERRPDLAWPKSFKKEPVEVVSDVIEQLTELRAIMRRNYENGNVEKIPQQRWCSGDSPWLFKERWEKIFDDWVGVKQEKFDPSRVSELYDSIKYDSLHNRTFLFAVFDPEGKGQASKAGAPNQDRRLHDLYGRAKALFDLVAPQEYGFDAEAKEEIGVLTSLPLLRKVWEDLDEAKTTGKSLACFYFTKESHITTFVHLLLASGLPFTNVRIPELDYCSHCTIELWEKSTGSGQKDFSIRLSISEGAHSPAVLDSNVDARHSLTVQPRKKLSSHIDYELARQCFSKHFNKGLSFSTTPLEGDEVYLKKSIEDESVLPLSSLHHKTGDETPRMISSASSDRSHPGASDGGW; translated from the exons ATGTCCATGCTCCCGCCCAAATCCCCTTCGGTCAAGCGTTTTGCTCAAAATGCTGAGAAGCGGTCCACTTCCCCCAATCCGTCGCTACTCATGAACCTCAATACACCATCTCCGGCAGCTGCGAAGCAGCCTAAGGTAGTACTTGGTGTGTGCGCGATGGACGTGAAAGCAAGGAGCAAGGCTATGCGAGAGATCATTACGAGGCTAGTGGATATTGAGAAGGGAGGTTTGGAGGTTAAAATCTTTGGAGACGTTGTTAtccttgaagaag ACATCACCCATTGGCCTCCTGTAGATGTactcatctccttcttctcaaccgactttcccctccccaaAGCTATTGCTTACACTCAACTTCCCAATCGCACGcctcccatctccatcaactCCCTTTCCATGCAATCGCTCTTGTGGGACCGCCGACTCGTTCTTGCTATTCTGGACCATATTGGCGTGCCCACTCCTAGCCGAGCTGAGATATCAAGGGATGGTGGGCCTCGTATCCCTAGGTCTTTAAGAAGGCAGGTCCGGAGGGAGTTGGGTTTGGTGCTGCCCGGTCCCAAGgcgaaagatgaagatgaatggggAGAAGTGATTATCCCGGAGAAATGGAGAGGGAaacagaggaaggataCAGTGCCAAAGGCCACGGAAGTGATCCTgcgagaagatggcgatgCTATCCTCGTCGGTGATAAAGTTATCGAGAAGCCTTTTGTTGAAAAGCCCGTTGATGGAGAGAACCACAATGTGTTCATCTATTACaagggtggtggaggaagaagattgttTCGAAAG GTTGGTAACAAGTCGAGCGAGTACGACCCAAACCTTTACCATCCTCGAACCATCGGGTCTTTCATCTACGAGGAGTTTATCAATGTTGACAACG CCGAAGACATCAAGGTCTATACTGTCGGATCCAAGTTCTCTCACGCCGAGACTCGTAAATCTCCCGTCGTTGATGGCCTCGTTCGTCGTAACGCAGACGGTAAAGAGACCCGTTTTATCACTCCCCTTTCAGAAGCCGAGAACCAGTACGCTCGGGATGTTGTTGAGGCATTTGGACAACGCGTGTGCGGCTTTGACCTTCTGAGATGTGAAGGCGGGTCGAGAAGTATGGTTATTGATGTGAATGGATGGAGTTTCGTCAAGGGTAATCAG GCGTATTATG ATAAGGCTGCCGAGATTCTCTCTGGAGTTTGTCAAATCGCTCGGGAGCGCAAAGTCCAAGGTATCCAGGCTGGATTGGCCTCTACTGCTACCATCAATGCTCCCTCAGGTGGATCAACCACAAGTACTCTCCGCGCAACCGTCACTGTACTTCGTCACGCCGATCGTACACCTaagatgaagctgaag TTTTCTTTCCCGGCACATGAGGCATGGTCTCAACCTTTCCTTCGACTTCTTCGTGGCCACCGAGAGGAGATTATCCTTCGTGACACGCATCAGCTCCAGTACATTCTTGCCGCGGCTGAAGAATCGTCTCAGACTCCCGGTATCACCCAAGAACAACTTCTCAAACTTTCTCAAATCAAAGAAGcgctttggaagaagatgagtttCCCAGGGACTAAGGCACAGCTCAAGCCCAGCTTcgtgaaaaagaaaggggaCAAaagtgagaagaaggataaaaaaaagaagaatgcggacaaggaagatgaaggtgacGATACTGAGACGGAGGGCAGGAAAAAAGTCAACGATTGGCTCAGAAAGGGAGAATCAGCACAAGCAGCTACTACGGATTCCACTCTCCTTACTGAACCCCCTATGTCTGCGACAGACAGTGTTGATGCCACACCTCAGCCTGACATGCCCCGCAGTCCCGAGCCTGAAGTCATTCAGGATGGAACAGCACATGGCAAGCACGCGGGATGTGTTAATGACCCAGATATCCCTGAAGGTCTTGAAAAGATGCAATTGGTTGTCAAGTGGGGTGGTGAAAGCACACATTCATCAAGATATCAGAGTAGAGATTTAGGAGATGCTTTCAAAAAGGACATCATGATCATGA ACAAGGATGTACTGAACAATGTCAAGATCTATACTTCATCCGAAAGACGAGTCATC AACACTGCTCAAATCTTCGCTCACGCCCTCCTCGGCGTAGAAGGcagctcatcctcttctgcatccTCCATAGCCAATGCGCGCAACCCACCGGAACAAGGTCCTCAGATTAGTCATCTTATCCAAAGACGAGACCTCTTGGATGATAATAATGCTGCCAAGGACCTTTGCACGgatgcgaagaagaaactgaAGATGCTGCTGAGGACTGGTGAGACCGAAAGGAGACCTGATCTTGCTTGGCCAAAGTCGTTCAAAAAAGAACCTGTAGAGGTTGTCTCT GATGTTATTGAGCAACTCACCGAACTTCGCGCAATCATGCGACGCAACTATGAGAACGGTAACGTCGAAAAGATTCCTCAACAGAGATGGTGCAGCGGCGACAGTCCTTGGTTGTTCAAAGAACGATGGGAAAAGATCTTTGATGACTGGGTTGGAGTGAAGCAGGAGAAATTTGATCCATCAAGGGTGTCTGAGCTATATGACAGT ATCAAATACGACAGTTTGCACAATCGAACGTTCTTGTTTGCTGTCTTTGACCCCGAGGGTAAAGGACAAGCCAGTAAAGCGGGCGCACCTAACCAAGATCGAC GCCTTCACGATCTCTATGGTCGTGCCAAGGCACTTTTCGACCTTGTTGCTCCTCAGGAATACGGTTTCGACGCTGaagccaaagaagaaatcggTGTGCTCACTAGCTTACCCCTATTGCGTAAAGTATGGGAAGATCTCGACGAGGCAAAGACGACCGGAAAATCCCTGGCCTGTTTCTACTTTACCAAAGAATCCCACATCACCACTTTTGTTCACCTCTTGCTTGCGTCCGGTTTGCCGTTCACTAATGTAAGGATCCCCGAGTTGGATTACTGCTCGCATTGTACGATTGAGCTGTGGGAAAAGTCGACGGGAAGCGGGCAGAAGGACTTTTCAATCAGGCTGTCGATTAGCGAGGGAGCGCATAGTCCGGCGGTGTTGGATAGCAACGTCGATGCC AGGCATAGTTTGACAGTCCaaccgaggaagaagcttaGCTCGCATATCGATTACGAGCTCGCCCGACAATGTTTCTCGAAACACTTTAACAAGGGCTTGTCATTCTCCACCACTCCACTCGAA GGCGACGAGGTTTACCTCAAGAAATCTATTGAAGACGAATCAGTCCTTCCATTGTCATCTTTGCATCACAAGACAGGAGACGAGACGCCTAGGATGATCAGCTCGGCGAGTAGTGACAGAAGTCATCCTGGAGCCAGTGACGGAGGATGGTAG
- a CDS encoding U3 small nucleolar RNA-associated protein 24 has protein sequence MIKPSDPRLKENVEKAAKKAEKEKAAEERKAVAQVSSSLFLSHNTDLGPPYRILVDTNFINFSIQNKIELVQGMMDCLMAKCIPTITDCVLAELEKLGPKYRLALKIAKDPRFERLHCDHSGTYADDCLVQRITVHKCYIVATCDRDLRRRIRKVPGVPLMYVVKRRYQIERLPEGGASF, from the exons ATGATCAAGCCCAGCGACCCTCGGCT GAAGGAAAATGTCGAAAAGGcagcgaagaaggccgagaaggaaaaggccgCGGAAGAACGCAAGGCTGT TGCCCAAGTCTCTTCaagtcttttcctttcgcaCAACACAGACCTCGGTCCTCCATACCGTATTTTGGTGGATACCAACTTCATCAATTTCTCGATTCAGAACAAGATCGAGCTTGTGCAGGGAATGATGGACTGCTTGATGGCCAAATGTATCCCAACAATAACGGATTGTGTGTTGGcagagttggagaagttgGGACCAAAGTACAGGCTTGCGTTGAA GATTGCAAAGGACCCTAGGTTTGAGAGATTACATTGTGACC ACAGTGGTACATATGCGGACGACTGTCTTGTCCAGCGGATTACCGTGCATAAATGCTACATTGTTGCCACT TGCGATAGGGACCTCCGAAGGCGTATAAGAAAAGTTCCTGGTGTACCGCTCATGTATGTCGTCAAGCGTAGGTACCAAATTGAGAGATTACCAGA GGGAGGCGCTTCTTTCTAG
- a CDS encoding cytoplasmic protein, translating to MAASLPQDAPNPNAPTFRPSPTRAITLGGTPFQYKTRAASQPAGERFPIYSNPSSGRGTPGGNGGGNGNDNGSTNGTANGNGYGVIGGTRGGGRFGNALAGGGGGGPATRASSFSAGERHEPRNMSLGRTLSSHTEELLPSRSQSTSPFPTFSPTSTPSTSPAALRQHPLPHSPPKAANSVSRSRSQSLATGGRPSTMDRPWMGPLTKPDVGNVETWGSPEPSNMSPFTRGLSSLAGGGGGGGGNTLPEHARRFQDPTYTLARAAWADPHTQSTQSALTSSVAKALGGYPTHSLGLGYNDPSPGAGGGSRSGTSSRRHSVSVVGGPGGRRELVFAEAGGMTPLGSTGFGAFSPRGGLFGFENDLGNALNLDIDLGRETKKRQDTFHQGSLPKFEFDGGMPGTRGAWDEAAFPSFGTPARGRVALPSSGGNQPAQTQPQQFHIQHERAPSTEESRRFPQASFDMPPPPLAIRRSSIQAAGATGATGLISMSQGPLGPVGTGIPRNIPTISNMSMGPGPGPIGSPPTHSNMPPTHSNLGMPPSFGGSLSGNAPAAAPIRQPYQNPTAPGAIQQGFRPQYGYFSGQPLQPQQSQQQQQQQQQQQQVRSGLGQIPLQPGVGGYNKPINIQPPPNQPYAFSPSSSPAFTQPPPQLSSQPPAAIHAPASPSFSSLSLSDLGKGLPLSSLPPTTPLYIVTFKAGRRDVYYCPDPTLLISNGDLVIVEADRGSDLGTIVCDQLTPVEIREWQERQATKALLSGAREHQPPGMAVGGAAGAGGVGVGVGVGVGVGAGTQGGGGENAVAAGGILGHTRNPSGSAPSGQPQQQQPQQQPQQQQQQQQQMQSPQPFLQGMELASLDIDSLLAGVGPGGQMEVVGTAVRGPLAKEIMPKRIFAKSSQGAEEQQRMREKIQDEYDAMMICREKVAQRGLPMQIVDAEYQWDRRKLTFYFKADKRVDFRDLTKENFRIFKSRIWMSMVSKDDPRS from the exons ATGGCTGCCTCACTCCCGCAAGACGCGCCGAATCCCAACGCGCCCACGTTCCGGCCGTCGCCCACGCGGGCGATCACCCTCGGCGGCACCCCCTTCCAGTACAAGACCCGCGCCGCGTCCCAGCCGGCGGGCGAGCGGTTCCCGATCTACTCCAACCCCAGCTCAGGGCGGGGCACGCCGGGCGGGAATGGGGGTGGGAATGGGAACGACAACGGGAGCACAAATGGGACTGCCAATGGGAACGGCTACGGCGTGATTGGCGGGACAAGGGGCGGGGGACGCTTTGGGAACGCGCTGGCTGGCGGTGGCGGGGGGGGGCCTGCAACGCGGGCAAGCAGCTTTTCCGCCGGCGAACGACACGAGCCCAGG AACATGTCGCTCGGTAGGACACTCTCGTCGCACACTGAAGAACTCTTGCCCTCCCGCTCACAGTCCACATCCCCGTTCCCCACATTCTCgcccacctccaccccgTCCACATCGCCTGCTGCGCTCCGCCAACATCCTCTGCCCCATTCTCCGCCCAAAGCCGCCAACAGTGTCTCACGATCCCGCTCGCAGTCTCTCGCCACAGGTGGTCGCCCATCCACCATGGACCGCCCATGGATGGGTCCCCTGACCAAGCCAGATGTAGGCAACGTCGAGACCTGGGGATCGCCCGAACCGTCCAACATGTCCCCCTTTACACGCGGTTTGTCGTCTCTTGCtggaggcggcggcggcggcggcggcaaCACGCTCCCTGAACACGCGCGCCGATTCCAAGATCCAACGTACACTTTGGCCAGAGCAGCGTGGGCTGATCCCCACACGCAATCCACCCAGTCCGCCCTGACATCCAGCGTCGCCAAAGCGTTGGGCGGGTACCCTACTCATTCCCTCGGTTTGGGCTATAACGATCCCTCACCGGGAGCCGGAGGCGGCAGTCGTTCTGGCACGTCGAGTCGACGGCATAGTGTCTCGGTAGTCGGTGGACcaggcggaagaagagaactCGTATTCGCTGAAGCAGGCGGGATGACACCTCTTGGTTCCACCGGTTTTGGCGCATTTTCCCCACGAGGCGGTTTGTTTGGATTCGAAAACGATCTCGGAAACGCTTTGAATCTGGATATCGACCTTGGTCGCGAGACCAAAAAACGACAAGACACTTTTCATCAAGGCAGTTTGCCCAAGTTTGAATTCGATGGCGGGATGCCTGGAACGCGAGGCGCATGGGATGAAGCGGCTTTCCCCTCCTTCGGCACGCCTGCCAGGGGAAGAGTCgccttgccctcttctgGAGGCAATCAGCCAGCCCAAACCCAACCTCAGCAGTTTCACATTCAGCATGAACGAGCCCCATCTACCGAAGAATCCAGACGATTCCctcaagcttcttttgATAtgccccctccccctctgGCCATCCGACGATCAAGTATCCAAGCTGCCGGTGCAACCGGTGCAACCGGCCTTATTTCCATGTCACAAGGCCCACTTGGTCCAGTTGGTACCGGTATACCCCGCAATATCCCTACCATCTCCAACATGTCCATGGGACCCGGCCCTGGGCCTATTGGAAGCCCACCCACTCACTCAAACATGCCACCCACTCACTCAAACCTTGGCATGCCACCAAGCTTTGGCGGGTCTTTAAGCGGCAACGCTCCCGCTGCTGCTCCCATAAGACAGCCGTATCAGAACCCTACAGCGCCGGGTGCGATCCAGCAAGGTTTCCGACCTCAATATGGTTACTTTTCAGGGCAGCCATTGCAACCGCAACAGtcgcagcagcagcagcagcagcagcagcagcaacaacaggTTAGGTCTGGGCTTGGACAGATACCTCTACAACCTGGTGTTGGTGGCTACAACAAACCGATAAATATCCAACCACCTCCCAACCAGCCATACGCAttctcaccatcttcctcacctGCGTTTAcccaacctccacctcaactTTCTTCCCAACCACCAGCTGCGATCCATGCCCCAGCATCcccctcattctcatccctATCCCTTTCCGATCTCGGTAAAGGTCTCCCCCTTTCTTCACTCCCGCCCACCACCCCGCTCTATATCGTCACCTTTAAAGCCGGCCGTCGCGACGTCTACTACTGCCCCGACCCGACGTTACTCATCTCAAACGGGGATCTCGTCATCGTCGAAGCGGATAGGGGTAGTGATCTGGGTACGATTGTGTGCGACCAACTTACCCCCGTGGAGATTAGGGAATGGCAGGAGAGGCAGGCGACAAAGGCATTGTTGAGCGGTGCGAGGGAGCATCAGCCACCGGGGATGGCGGTGGGCGGTGCCGCTGGAGCGGggggagtgggagtgggagtgggagtgggagtgggagtgggagcGGGGAcgcaaggaggaggaggggagaatGCAGTCGCCGCCGGTGGGATATTGGGGCATACGCGTAACCCCTCGGGTTCCGCTCCTTCTGGCCAAccccaacaacaacaacccCAACAACAGccgcagcagcagcagcagcagcagcagcagatgcAATCGCCTCAACCATTTTTGCAAGGTATGGAACTCGCTTCCCTCGATATTGACTCGCTTTTGGCGGGTGTAGGTCCCGGTGGGCAGATGGAAGTTGTAGGCACGGCAGTAAGGGGTCCCCTCGCAAAGGAGATTATGCCAAAGAGGATATTTGCAAAGAGCAGTCAAGGCGCAGAGGAGCAGCa gaggatgagagaaaagatCCAGGATGAGTATGATGCAATGATGATTTGCAGAGAAAAAGTCGCACAGAGGGGTTTGCCGATGCAGATTGTCGATGCAGAGTATCAGTG GGATCGACGCAAACTCACTTTCTACTTTAAAGCCGACAAGCGTGTTGATTTTAGGGATCTTACAAAGGAGAACTTTAGGATCTTCAAATCTAGGATTTGGATGAGCATGGTATCCAAAGACG atcCGCGATCATAA